The Bosea sp. 685 DNA window GCCGGCTTCGCGCAGCGCCCGCATGCGGCTTTCCGCCTGTTTGAAATCACTCTCAGACATCACCATGATGCTTGCTCCATTCGGTGCAAAGTTCCGCCAGCGCGGCGGCAATCCGATACGCGATCCGGCCGAGATCCGTTCGCTTGAAACCATAACTCTCGCGCAGTTCCGGCGGACCGTCGGGACAGTGCAGGAAGAAAACAGCCTCACCATCCGCGCCCCTGACATGAACATGCGAAGGGCGGTGATCGTTTGGATAGATCACGACGCGAAGGCCATCGAAGCGCAGGACAGTCGGCATGTCCTACTCTATCAAAACCCAAGCGCTTGGGAAATAGCTGATCGATGTCCGACAGAACGGACCATCAGCGCCCGAGTTACTGCGTCTGCGTGAGCGGCAACGGGGCCGGCTTTGGACGCGGCTTGGGCTTAGCGGCCGGCTTCGGCTCGCTGGTGATGCCGAGACGCGCCCGGATCGATGCCGCCCGCGCCTCGGTGACGCGCGCGCCGCAGAAGCCGAGCGAGCCCTCGCGCTGGAAGTCGCGGCAGGTCAGTTCGCGCTCGGCCGAGAAGCTCGCCTGCTCGCGCGCGATGGCGCGCTGGTCGACCGCATCGCCCTTGGCGCCCAGCACCCGATAGCCCTCGCGCACCGCCCTCTCAGCCGTGCCGCGCGCGGATTCGATCTCCTTGGCGCGAGAGACGAGCGTGCGCGAATCCGGCCCCCACAGGCCGCGCGGATCGATCCGACAGGCAGCGGCCTCGACGACGCAGGGCTGCGCCGGCTCGACCACGAGGAAAGCACCGTCGAGCACGTCGAAGACGATCGGGCAGATCGAGGCCTCGAGCTTGTAGCGCGGTACGCCGGCGGGTCTTCCCAGCGATGTCAGCGGCACCGGCGCATCGCCGAACGAGATCGCGCAAGGCTCGACCAGATTGCTGGCCTGGAAGCCCTCCGCGTTGAGCTTCAGCCCGTAGCCGGCCGCGGTCTTCTCGAAGACCGCCTCGCCGAAGCCGCCATTGCGCCTGAGCGTCCGGCCGATAATCGCCTCCTCGCCCGCGACCTTGATCGCCGGCATCACATGGGCGCGCGGTGTCACTGGCCCGCCGCCGGAGGCAGGCGGCGCGGCCTGATGGGCGCCGGCCTGGTTCAGCGGCTGGGCGCCGGGCAATTGCAGCGGCTGGGCGCAAGCGAGCGTCGTCCCGCCGGCAAGGGCGAGCAGGGCAAGGCTCGTGGCAAGGCGCAGATGTCGGTTCACGTCACAACCCTGGCGAAGACTCGACCGAGCGAAGACTCGACCGAGCGAAGACTCGACCGAGCGAAGACTCGACCGAGCGAAGGCTTGGCAAGTCCAATGAAAGCTCGGCAAGCCCGAAAAAAGCTTGGGCATTCCGCCTTGAATGACGGGGGCCGCGCCGGCACGCAAGGACACAAGCGCAACACCGGCTGGGAATGATCCCGTCGCGACCGAGCCCGGCCATAGCGACGGCGCCAGATTCTTAATCGGCTCTCGTGTCTTGCAAGGGCGGGAACACCCTCACTATATACGCCGCCAAGAGGCGGTTTCATCACCGCTCGACGTGGAATGCCGGTTTCGCTCGCCGCAGCAGGCGGGGGCGGCCCGGTCCATGGGCCGGAAGGCGGCGCTCAGGCGTCGCGGGCCGGCGATCTGCTCAATTTAAAAGGGATCCCCTCCATGGGTAAAGTTATTGGTATCGACCTCGGCACGACAAACTCCTGCG harbors:
- a CDS encoding DUF4160 domain-containing protein; translated protein: MPTVLRFDGLRVVIYPNDHRPSHVHVRGADGEAVFFLHCPDGPPELRESYGFKRTDLGRIAYRIAAALAELCTEWSKHHGDV